The proteins below come from a single Alnus glutinosa chromosome 9, dhAlnGlut1.1, whole genome shotgun sequence genomic window:
- the LOC133876780 gene encoding uncharacterized protein LOC133876780, with product MVYSSYSGTFMLKGENEAWTLFENLNENSIQHASKVEGIYAVSNPLEDITVLRSGKEVDNKVVEKKDQSASATLPLEWPYEPKAPFPEHLKESNQFGKQGEKIQDMLEIPTYAKFLKDLCTQKQRTRAHTLNKVLLTEQVSYLIQHSIPSKFKDPGAPTIYCIIREHKVEKAFLDLRAEVNLLPYFIYLQLGLGELKPTSVILQMADRSVKKPRGIIEDVVVQVDKLYFPVDFIVLDTEFVPNPNKMILVVLNRPFLATVNANINCRTEIMKITFGNIKIKLNIFNAF from the exons ATGGTATATTCTTCTTATAGTGGTACATTCATGCTGAAAGGAGAAAACGAAGCATGGACCCTCTTCGAGAACCTCAACGAGAACTCCATACAGCATGCCTCAAAAGTCGAAGGTATTTATGCAGTGAGTAACCCCTTGGAG GACATTACTGTATTGAGGAGCGGTAAAGAAGTGGACAACAAGGTTGTGGAGAAGAAAGATCAGTCAGCTTCAGCCACTCTACCTCTTGAGTGGCCATATGAACCGAAGGCTCCATTCCCTGAACACCTCAAGGAATCGAATCAGTTTGGGAAGCAGGGAGAGAAGATCCAAGACATGCTAGAG ATTCCAACATATGCCAAGTTCCTCAAGGATTTATGTACACAAAAGCAAAGAACAAGGGCCCACACTCTAAATAAAGTTCTCCTCACAGAGCAAGTCAGTTATCTTATCCAACACAGTATcccttcaaagttcaaagaCCCTGGTGCTCCCACCATTTATTGCATCATCAGAGAACATAAGGTTGAGAAAGCCTTCCTCGACTTAAGGGCTGAAGTGAATCTGCTGCCCTATTTCATTTATCTGCAGCTAGGTTTAGGGGAATTGAAGCCCACTAGTGTTATCTTGCAAATGGCTGATAGATCTGTCAAGAAACCGCGGGGAATCATCGAAGATGTTGTCGTTCAGGTGGACAAGTTATACTTCCCAGTAGATTTTATTGTTCTTGATACAGAATTTGTCCCCAATCCTAATAAGATGATCCTAGTTGTCCTCAATCGTCCATTCTTAGCCACAGTTAATGCAAACATAAACTGTAGAACCGAGATTATGAAGATCACTTTTGGGAATATAAAGATAAAGCTAAACATCTTCAATGCCTTCTAG